The Lactuca sativa cultivar Salinas chromosome 2, Lsat_Salinas_v11, whole genome shotgun sequence genome includes a window with the following:
- the LOC111912213 gene encoding uncharacterized protein LOC111912213: protein MQLQKYKGDSHSIIGCKQREGETIREYFTTFINATLDVPGHDEWLLAGAFTWGLLPGPLSQKLMGKKPLTRAELKERVERYLRQEDGEAANQSYLNDMAARRHHPTHTDFRGGGRHYGQARRPPPRSRPFIKDDRRGRHPEVYAVSEKQQPAKSPKSRYCEYHKSKTHDTASCSVLKKEIEEKQLKGDLLEVARSLRAKFDAENAKGPPCEGVQPKEIFMIRSKRSREEQRGEQVIVKPSARALTFSIQDPRPDGWKGDNPLIIQASIKDVTILRVYVDTGSSADIIYEHCFRLLADRWKDNLRPTTGRLVGFTGHSLWPLGTIHLPLTITSHDKQRKKTALINFVVIRHSAEHNIILGRTALLKLGVVPSTMHGIMKFDTPKGEATILATPPRELRCYTVMKPAEITKGPKRPRGNPAKRKEVINEGYPDQPVNVGSDLPSHTRRALVDLLKRYKHVFAWTPTDMVGVEREVIEHKLMIKPGVKEVKQKKRVQGGDRNRAINA, encoded by the coding sequence ATGCAGCTACAAAAATACAAAGGCGATTCTCATTCAATTATAGGCTGTAAACAAAGGGAGGGGGAGACTATTCGAGAATACTTTACAACATTCATAAACGCTACGCTGGATGTACCGGGGCATGACGAATGGCTCCTTGCTGGTGCTTTCACATGGGGACTCCTTCCTGGGCCCCTCTCGCAAAAACTCATGGGAAAGAAGCCCCTAACACGAGCTGAGTTGAAAGAAAGAGTGGAGCGATACCTGCGGCAGGAAGATGGTGAAGCAGCTAATCAGTCCTACTTAAATGATATGGCGGCTAGGCGTCACCACCCGACCCACACGGATTTCCGAGGGGGAGGAAGACACTATGGCCAAGCAAGAAGACCACCGCCACGTTCCCGACCATTTATTAAAGACGACAGACGGGGTCGCCACCCAGAAGTATATGCAGTGTCTGAGAAACAGCAGCCAGCCAAGTCGCCTAAGAGTCGGTACTGTGAGTACCACAAAAGCAAAACACATGATACAGCTAGTTGTTCGGTACTAAAGAAGGAGATAGAGGAGAAACAACTTAAGGGAGATCTGTTGGAGGTAGCACGAAGCCTACGTGCCAAATTCGATGCTGAGAACGCCAAGGGTCCACCCTGCGAAGGAGTTCAGCCCAaggagatattcatgatacgCAGCAAAAGAAGTAGGGAGGAACAACGAGGCGAACAAGTCATTGTTAAACCATCAGCACGCGCGCTCACTTTCTCCATACAGGATCCCCGGCCGGACGGCTGGAAAGGTGACAACCCTCTGATAATACAGGCATCCATCAAAGATGTGACTATCCTTAGGGTCTATGTCGACACCGGGAGTTCAGCAGACATCATCTATGAGCATTGTTTCCGGCTCCTCGCGGATCGCTGGAAAGATAATTTGCGACCTACGACGGGTAGGCTGGTGGGATTCACCGGCCACAGCCTGTGGCCGTTGGGCACGATCCACCTCCCCTTAACAATCACTAGCCACGACAAGCAGCGGAAGAAGACCGCCCTGATAAACTTTGTGGTCATTCGACACTCGGCGGAGCACAACATTATTTTAGGAAGGACTGCGCTCTTGAAGCTAGGGGTTGTACCCTCAACCATGCATGGGATAATGAAATTCGACACACCAAAAGGCGAAGCCACGATTTTGGCCACTCCGCCCAGAGAATTGCGATGCTATACAGTTATGAAGCCAGCGGAAATAACCAAAGGGCCCAAGAGGCCTAGGGGCAATCCTGCAAAGAGGAAGGAGGTAATCAATGAAGGATACCCCGACCAGCCGGTCAATGTTGGAAGCGACCTCCCAAGCCACACAAGAAGAGCACTGGTCGATCTACTCAAACGCTACAAACATGTATTTGCTTGGACCCCCACGGATATGGTGGGGGTAGAAAGGGAGGTCATTGAACATAAGCTAATGATCAAACCGGGGGTAAAAGAGGTTAAGCAGAAGAAGCGGGTACAAGGAGGAGACCGTAACAGGGCAATCAATGCATAA
- the LOC111912214 gene encoding RING-H2 finger protein ATL1, protein MEDNSLTLKLISLLVIISLVAVLVAIYHFVTVSWCYDRRRNRIPQHHVHQQNHHLDNEYSLENSVVLLIPAHKHQKGSRVVGAKEGDDDDALCSICLCEFEENEELRTLPECLHSFHVSCIDMWLYSHLTCPVCRTDAVPSSQILFQFLDSDSDHIEVRHEVSNNV, encoded by the coding sequence ATGGAAGATAACTCATTGACGCTCAAACTCATCTCCCTCTTGGTCATCATTTCATTGGTAGCCGTTCTGGTTGCAATCTACCACTTTGTCACGGTTAGTTGGTGCTATGATCGTAGACGAAATCGTATCCCACAACACCATGTGCATCAACAAAACCATCATCTGGATAACGAATACAGTTTGGAGAATTCAGTGGTGTTGCTCATCCCAGCCCACAAGCATCAAAAGGGGTCACGAGTAGTAGGTGCAAAAGAAGGCGATGATGATGATGCCTTATGTTCGATTTGTTTGTGTGAATTTGAGGAGAATGAAGAGCTACGTACTTTACCAGAATGTTTACACTCTTTTCATGTGTCTTGTATTGATATGTGGCTTTATTCTCATTTGACTTGCCCCGTTTGTCGTACTGATGCTGTTCCTTCATCACAAATTTTGTTTCAGTTTTTGGATTCTGATTCAGATCATATAGAGGTTAGACATGAAGTTTCTAATAATGTTTAG